One part of the Malus sylvestris chromosome 2, drMalSylv7.2, whole genome shotgun sequence genome encodes these proteins:
- the LOC126589448 gene encoding protein DA1-related 1-like isoform X4, protein MLLAAQGRVRFLVMGWLTKILKGSSYKGHSHRKFREDRTWDEPRNSVELGMQEEDIDVAIAMSLSELDQKGKSVIEDDSQSEDDEQPYKVESDDDERSAKVESDDDERSAKVESDDDAQSAKVQSDDDEKPANFDYEEDEQSAKLQLEEDEQLAKAIQESLNVGSPPRHDNGNIFHPFSFFTPAGNRICAGCKSGIGHGRYLSCMGTVWHPECFRCRACNLPITDYEYSMSGNHPYHKSCYKEKHHPKCDVCKSFIPTNSAGLIEYRAHPFWLQKYCPAHERDGTPRCCSCERMEARDTRYLLLDDGRKLCLECLDSAIMDTHECQPLYLEIQDFYEGLNMKVKQQVPMLLVERQALNEAMEGEKNGHHHMPETRGLCLSEEQTVTTILRRPRIGAGYRLIDMVTEPHRLIRRCEVTAILVLYGLPRLLTGSILAHEMMHAWLRLNGYPNLSPEVEEGICQVLAHMWLDAETYSTPGSDIASSSSSSSSSSSSSSSSASSKKGKRSDFEKKLGEFFKHQIESDSSTAYGEGFRIGNQAVLKYGLRRTLDHIRLVGNFPE, encoded by the exons ATGCT TTTGGCAGCCCAGGGGCGGGTAAGATTTCTCGTTATGGGTTGGCTGACTAAGATTCTGAAAGGTTCTAGCTATAAAGGGCATTCTCATAGGAAATTTAGAGAGGATAGAACATGGGACGAGCCTCGTAATTCAGTGG AACTTGGAATGCAGGAAGAAGACATAGATGTTGCTATTGCAATGTCCCTTTCGGAACTAGATCAAAAAGGGAAAAGTGTAATCG AAGATGATTCTCAATCAGAGGATGACGAACAACCTTATAAAGTTGAATCAGACGATGATGAACGATCAGCCAAAGTTGAATCAGATGATGATGAACGATCTGCCAAAGTTGAATCAGATGATGATGCACAATCTGCCAAAGTTCAGTCGGACGATGATGAAAAACCTGCCAATTTTGACTACGAGGAAGATGAACAAAGTGCTAAACTTCAATTGGAGGAAGATGAACAACTTGCAAAGGCTATTCAAGAAAGTTTGAACGTGGGTTCTCCTCCTCGACATGATAATGGCAATATATTTCATCCTTTTTCATTCTTCACGCCAGCTGGGAACAG GATATGTGCTGGCTGCAAATCAGGAATTGGCCATGGGCGATATTTGAGTTGCATGGGTACTGTTTGGCATCCAGAATGTTTCCGTTGCCGTGCTTGCAATCTTCCAATTACTGATTATGAG TATTCGATGTCTGGGAATCACCCTTACCACAAATCCTGCTATAAGGAGAAGCATCACCCAAAATGCGATGTTTGCAAGAGTTTC ATCCCAACAAATTCAGCTGGGCTTATTGAGTATAGAGCACATCCTTTCTGGCTACAAAAGTACTGTCCTGCTCATGAGCGCGATGGGACTCCTCGGTGTTGTAGCTGTGAAAGAATGGAG GCACGGGACACAAGATATTTGTTACTTGACGATGGTCGGAAGCTATGTCTGGAGTGTCTAGACTCAGCAATTATGGATACTCATGAATGCCAACCCCTTTACCTTGAGATACAAGACTTTTACGAAGGTTTAAACATGAAAGTGAAGCAGCAAGTTCCAATGCTCTTGGTCGAGAGGCAAGCTCTAAACGAGGCTATGGAGGGAGAAAAGAAT GGTCATCATCACATGCCGGAGACTAGAGGACTCTGCTTGTCAGAAGAGCAGACTGTCACTACT ATTTTACGGAGGCCAAGGATTGGAGCTGGCTACCGGCTGATAGACATGGTTACTGAGCCTCATAGGCTGATTCGTCGCTGTGAAGTAACAGCAATTCTTGTACTGTATGGCCTTCCTAG GTTGTTGACAGGGTCAATTCTCGCTCATGAGATGATGCATGCATGGCTGAGGCTTAACG GCTATCCGAACCTGAGCCCAGAGGTAGAAGAAGGTATCTGCCAAGTGTTAGCACACATGTGGCTGGATGCTGAGACATATTCTACACCGGGTAGTGATATTGCCTCATCAtcatcctcttcttcctcttcctcgtcATCCTCTTCTAGTTCGGCATCATCTAAGAAGGGTAAACGGTCTGACTTTGAGAAGAAACTCGGGGAATTTTTCAAACACCAAATTGAGTCGGATTCATCAACAGCTTACGGAGAAGGATTCAGGATAGGTAACCAAGCAGTGCTCAAGTATGGTCTGAGGAGGACCCTCGACCATATTAGATTGGTCGGAAATTTTCCCGAGTGA
- the LOC126589448 gene encoding protein DA1-related 1-like isoform X1, whose amino-acid sequence MDCCMLLEFWEKETFLGNSLAAQGRVRFLVMGWLTKILKGSSYKGHSHRKFREDRTWDEPRNSVELGMQEEDIDVAIAMSLSELDQKGKSVIEDDSQSEDDEQPYKVESDDDERSAKVESDDDERSAKVESDDDAQSAKVQSDDDEKPANFDYEEDEQSAKLQLEEDEQLAKAIQESLNVGSPPRHDNGNIFHPFSFFTPAGNRICAGCKSGIGHGRYLSCMGTVWHPECFRCRACNLPITDYEYSMSGNHPYHKSCYKEKHHPKCDVCKSFIPTNSAGLIEYRAHPFWLQKYCPAHERDGTPRCCSCERMEARDTRYLLLDDGRKLCLECLDSAIMDTHECQPLYLEIQDFYEGLNMKVKQQVPMLLVERQALNEAMEGEKNGHHHMPETRGLCLSEEQTVTTILRRPRIGAGYRLIDMVTEPHRLIRRCEVTAILVLYGLPRLLTGSILAHEMMHAWLRLNGYPNLSPEVEEGICQVLAHMWLDAETYSTPGSDIASSSSSSSSSSSSSSSSASSKKGKRSDFEKKLGEFFKHQIESDSSTAYGEGFRIGNQAVLKYGLRRTLDHIRLVGNFPE is encoded by the exons ATGGATTGCTGCATGCTACTGGAATTTTGGGAAAAGGAGACCTTCTTGGG GAACAGTTTGGCAGCCCAGGGGCGGGTAAGATTTCTCGTTATGGGTTGGCTGACTAAGATTCTGAAAGGTTCTAGCTATAAAGGGCATTCTCATAGGAAATTTAGAGAGGATAGAACATGGGACGAGCCTCGTAATTCAGTGG AACTTGGAATGCAGGAAGAAGACATAGATGTTGCTATTGCAATGTCCCTTTCGGAACTAGATCAAAAAGGGAAAAGTGTAATCG AAGATGATTCTCAATCAGAGGATGACGAACAACCTTATAAAGTTGAATCAGACGATGATGAACGATCAGCCAAAGTTGAATCAGATGATGATGAACGATCTGCCAAAGTTGAATCAGATGATGATGCACAATCTGCCAAAGTTCAGTCGGACGATGATGAAAAACCTGCCAATTTTGACTACGAGGAAGATGAACAAAGTGCTAAACTTCAATTGGAGGAAGATGAACAACTTGCAAAGGCTATTCAAGAAAGTTTGAACGTGGGTTCTCCTCCTCGACATGATAATGGCAATATATTTCATCCTTTTTCATTCTTCACGCCAGCTGGGAACAG GATATGTGCTGGCTGCAAATCAGGAATTGGCCATGGGCGATATTTGAGTTGCATGGGTACTGTTTGGCATCCAGAATGTTTCCGTTGCCGTGCTTGCAATCTTCCAATTACTGATTATGAG TATTCGATGTCTGGGAATCACCCTTACCACAAATCCTGCTATAAGGAGAAGCATCACCCAAAATGCGATGTTTGCAAGAGTTTC ATCCCAACAAATTCAGCTGGGCTTATTGAGTATAGAGCACATCCTTTCTGGCTACAAAAGTACTGTCCTGCTCATGAGCGCGATGGGACTCCTCGGTGTTGTAGCTGTGAAAGAATGGAG GCACGGGACACAAGATATTTGTTACTTGACGATGGTCGGAAGCTATGTCTGGAGTGTCTAGACTCAGCAATTATGGATACTCATGAATGCCAACCCCTTTACCTTGAGATACAAGACTTTTACGAAGGTTTAAACATGAAAGTGAAGCAGCAAGTTCCAATGCTCTTGGTCGAGAGGCAAGCTCTAAACGAGGCTATGGAGGGAGAAAAGAAT GGTCATCATCACATGCCGGAGACTAGAGGACTCTGCTTGTCAGAAGAGCAGACTGTCACTACT ATTTTACGGAGGCCAAGGATTGGAGCTGGCTACCGGCTGATAGACATGGTTACTGAGCCTCATAGGCTGATTCGTCGCTGTGAAGTAACAGCAATTCTTGTACTGTATGGCCTTCCTAG GTTGTTGACAGGGTCAATTCTCGCTCATGAGATGATGCATGCATGGCTGAGGCTTAACG GCTATCCGAACCTGAGCCCAGAGGTAGAAGAAGGTATCTGCCAAGTGTTAGCACACATGTGGCTGGATGCTGAGACATATTCTACACCGGGTAGTGATATTGCCTCATCAtcatcctcttcttcctcttcctcgtcATCCTCTTCTAGTTCGGCATCATCTAAGAAGGGTAAACGGTCTGACTTTGAGAAGAAACTCGGGGAATTTTTCAAACACCAAATTGAGTCGGATTCATCAACAGCTTACGGAGAAGGATTCAGGATAGGTAACCAAGCAGTGCTCAAGTATGGTCTGAGGAGGACCCTCGACCATATTAGATTGGTCGGAAATTTTCCCGAGTGA
- the LOC126589448 gene encoding protein DA1-related 1-like isoform X6: MGWLTKILKGSSYKGHSHRKFREDRTWDEPRNSVEEDIDVAIAMSLSELDQKGKSVIEDDSQSEDDEQPYKVESDDDERSAKVESDDDERSAKVESDDDAQSAKVQSDDDEKPANFDYEEDEQSAKLQLEEDEQLAKAIQESLNVGSPPRHDNGNIFHPFSFFTPAGNRICAGCKSGIGHGRYLSCMGTVWHPECFRCRACNLPITDYEYSMSGNHPYHKSCYKEKHHPKCDVCKSFIPTNSAGLIEYRAHPFWLQKYCPAHERDGTPRCCSCERMEARDTRYLLLDDGRKLCLECLDSAIMDTHECQPLYLEIQDFYEGLNMKVKQQVPMLLVERQALNEAMEGEKNGHHHMPETRGLCLSEEQTVTTILRRPRIGAGYRLIDMVTEPHRLIRRCEVTAILVLYGLPRLLTGSILAHEMMHAWLRLNGYPNLSPEVEEGICQVLAHMWLDAETYSTPGSDIASSSSSSSSSSSSSSSSASSKKGKRSDFEKKLGEFFKHQIESDSSTAYGEGFRIGNQAVLKYGLRRTLDHIRLVGNFPE, translated from the exons ATGGGTTGGCTGACTAAGATTCTGAAAGGTTCTAGCTATAAAGGGCATTCTCATAGGAAATTTAGAGAGGATAGAACATGGGACGAGCCTCGTAATTCAGTG GAAGAAGACATAGATGTTGCTATTGCAATGTCCCTTTCGGAACTAGATCAAAAAGGGAAAAGTGTAATCG AAGATGATTCTCAATCAGAGGATGACGAACAACCTTATAAAGTTGAATCAGACGATGATGAACGATCAGCCAAAGTTGAATCAGATGATGATGAACGATCTGCCAAAGTTGAATCAGATGATGATGCACAATCTGCCAAAGTTCAGTCGGACGATGATGAAAAACCTGCCAATTTTGACTACGAGGAAGATGAACAAAGTGCTAAACTTCAATTGGAGGAAGATGAACAACTTGCAAAGGCTATTCAAGAAAGTTTGAACGTGGGTTCTCCTCCTCGACATGATAATGGCAATATATTTCATCCTTTTTCATTCTTCACGCCAGCTGGGAACAG GATATGTGCTGGCTGCAAATCAGGAATTGGCCATGGGCGATATTTGAGTTGCATGGGTACTGTTTGGCATCCAGAATGTTTCCGTTGCCGTGCTTGCAATCTTCCAATTACTGATTATGAG TATTCGATGTCTGGGAATCACCCTTACCACAAATCCTGCTATAAGGAGAAGCATCACCCAAAATGCGATGTTTGCAAGAGTTTC ATCCCAACAAATTCAGCTGGGCTTATTGAGTATAGAGCACATCCTTTCTGGCTACAAAAGTACTGTCCTGCTCATGAGCGCGATGGGACTCCTCGGTGTTGTAGCTGTGAAAGAATGGAG GCACGGGACACAAGATATTTGTTACTTGACGATGGTCGGAAGCTATGTCTGGAGTGTCTAGACTCAGCAATTATGGATACTCATGAATGCCAACCCCTTTACCTTGAGATACAAGACTTTTACGAAGGTTTAAACATGAAAGTGAAGCAGCAAGTTCCAATGCTCTTGGTCGAGAGGCAAGCTCTAAACGAGGCTATGGAGGGAGAAAAGAAT GGTCATCATCACATGCCGGAGACTAGAGGACTCTGCTTGTCAGAAGAGCAGACTGTCACTACT ATTTTACGGAGGCCAAGGATTGGAGCTGGCTACCGGCTGATAGACATGGTTACTGAGCCTCATAGGCTGATTCGTCGCTGTGAAGTAACAGCAATTCTTGTACTGTATGGCCTTCCTAG GTTGTTGACAGGGTCAATTCTCGCTCATGAGATGATGCATGCATGGCTGAGGCTTAACG GCTATCCGAACCTGAGCCCAGAGGTAGAAGAAGGTATCTGCCAAGTGTTAGCACACATGTGGCTGGATGCTGAGACATATTCTACACCGGGTAGTGATATTGCCTCATCAtcatcctcttcttcctcttcctcgtcATCCTCTTCTAGTTCGGCATCATCTAAGAAGGGTAAACGGTCTGACTTTGAGAAGAAACTCGGGGAATTTTTCAAACACCAAATTGAGTCGGATTCATCAACAGCTTACGGAGAAGGATTCAGGATAGGTAACCAAGCAGTGCTCAAGTATGGTCTGAGGAGGACCCTCGACCATATTAGATTGGTCGGAAATTTTCCCGAGTGA
- the LOC126589448 gene encoding protein DA1-related 1-like isoform X3, with the protein MDCCMLLEFWEKETFLGNSLAAQGRVRFLVMGWLTKILKGSSYKGHSHRKFREDRTWDEPRNSVEEDIDVAIAMSLSELDQKGKSVIEDDSQSEDDEQPYKVESDDDERSAKVESDDDERSAKVESDDDAQSAKVQSDDDEKPANFDYEEDEQSAKLQLEEDEQLAKAIQESLNVGSPPRHDNGNIFHPFSFFTPAGNRICAGCKSGIGHGRYLSCMGTVWHPECFRCRACNLPITDYEYSMSGNHPYHKSCYKEKHHPKCDVCKSFIPTNSAGLIEYRAHPFWLQKYCPAHERDGTPRCCSCERMEARDTRYLLLDDGRKLCLECLDSAIMDTHECQPLYLEIQDFYEGLNMKVKQQVPMLLVERQALNEAMEGEKNGHHHMPETRGLCLSEEQTVTTILRRPRIGAGYRLIDMVTEPHRLIRRCEVTAILVLYGLPRLLTGSILAHEMMHAWLRLNGYPNLSPEVEEGICQVLAHMWLDAETYSTPGSDIASSSSSSSSSSSSSSSSASSKKGKRSDFEKKLGEFFKHQIESDSSTAYGEGFRIGNQAVLKYGLRRTLDHIRLVGNFPE; encoded by the exons ATGGATTGCTGCATGCTACTGGAATTTTGGGAAAAGGAGACCTTCTTGGG GAACAGTTTGGCAGCCCAGGGGCGGGTAAGATTTCTCGTTATGGGTTGGCTGACTAAGATTCTGAAAGGTTCTAGCTATAAAGGGCATTCTCATAGGAAATTTAGAGAGGATAGAACATGGGACGAGCCTCGTAATTCAGTG GAAGAAGACATAGATGTTGCTATTGCAATGTCCCTTTCGGAACTAGATCAAAAAGGGAAAAGTGTAATCG AAGATGATTCTCAATCAGAGGATGACGAACAACCTTATAAAGTTGAATCAGACGATGATGAACGATCAGCCAAAGTTGAATCAGATGATGATGAACGATCTGCCAAAGTTGAATCAGATGATGATGCACAATCTGCCAAAGTTCAGTCGGACGATGATGAAAAACCTGCCAATTTTGACTACGAGGAAGATGAACAAAGTGCTAAACTTCAATTGGAGGAAGATGAACAACTTGCAAAGGCTATTCAAGAAAGTTTGAACGTGGGTTCTCCTCCTCGACATGATAATGGCAATATATTTCATCCTTTTTCATTCTTCACGCCAGCTGGGAACAG GATATGTGCTGGCTGCAAATCAGGAATTGGCCATGGGCGATATTTGAGTTGCATGGGTACTGTTTGGCATCCAGAATGTTTCCGTTGCCGTGCTTGCAATCTTCCAATTACTGATTATGAG TATTCGATGTCTGGGAATCACCCTTACCACAAATCCTGCTATAAGGAGAAGCATCACCCAAAATGCGATGTTTGCAAGAGTTTC ATCCCAACAAATTCAGCTGGGCTTATTGAGTATAGAGCACATCCTTTCTGGCTACAAAAGTACTGTCCTGCTCATGAGCGCGATGGGACTCCTCGGTGTTGTAGCTGTGAAAGAATGGAG GCACGGGACACAAGATATTTGTTACTTGACGATGGTCGGAAGCTATGTCTGGAGTGTCTAGACTCAGCAATTATGGATACTCATGAATGCCAACCCCTTTACCTTGAGATACAAGACTTTTACGAAGGTTTAAACATGAAAGTGAAGCAGCAAGTTCCAATGCTCTTGGTCGAGAGGCAAGCTCTAAACGAGGCTATGGAGGGAGAAAAGAAT GGTCATCATCACATGCCGGAGACTAGAGGACTCTGCTTGTCAGAAGAGCAGACTGTCACTACT ATTTTACGGAGGCCAAGGATTGGAGCTGGCTACCGGCTGATAGACATGGTTACTGAGCCTCATAGGCTGATTCGTCGCTGTGAAGTAACAGCAATTCTTGTACTGTATGGCCTTCCTAG GTTGTTGACAGGGTCAATTCTCGCTCATGAGATGATGCATGCATGGCTGAGGCTTAACG GCTATCCGAACCTGAGCCCAGAGGTAGAAGAAGGTATCTGCCAAGTGTTAGCACACATGTGGCTGGATGCTGAGACATATTCTACACCGGGTAGTGATATTGCCTCATCAtcatcctcttcttcctcttcctcgtcATCCTCTTCTAGTTCGGCATCATCTAAGAAGGGTAAACGGTCTGACTTTGAGAAGAAACTCGGGGAATTTTTCAAACACCAAATTGAGTCGGATTCATCAACAGCTTACGGAGAAGGATTCAGGATAGGTAACCAAGCAGTGCTCAAGTATGGTCTGAGGAGGACCCTCGACCATATTAGATTGGTCGGAAATTTTCCCGAGTGA
- the LOC126589448 gene encoding protein DA1-related 1-like isoform X5 — MGWLTKILKGSSYKGHSHRKFREDRTWDEPRNSVELGMQEEDIDVAIAMSLSELDQKGKSVIEDDSQSEDDEQPYKVESDDDERSAKVESDDDERSAKVESDDDAQSAKVQSDDDEKPANFDYEEDEQSAKLQLEEDEQLAKAIQESLNVGSPPRHDNGNIFHPFSFFTPAGNRICAGCKSGIGHGRYLSCMGTVWHPECFRCRACNLPITDYEYSMSGNHPYHKSCYKEKHHPKCDVCKSFIPTNSAGLIEYRAHPFWLQKYCPAHERDGTPRCCSCERMEARDTRYLLLDDGRKLCLECLDSAIMDTHECQPLYLEIQDFYEGLNMKVKQQVPMLLVERQALNEAMEGEKNGHHHMPETRGLCLSEEQTVTTILRRPRIGAGYRLIDMVTEPHRLIRRCEVTAILVLYGLPRLLTGSILAHEMMHAWLRLNGYPNLSPEVEEGICQVLAHMWLDAETYSTPGSDIASSSSSSSSSSSSSSSSASSKKGKRSDFEKKLGEFFKHQIESDSSTAYGEGFRIGNQAVLKYGLRRTLDHIRLVGNFPE, encoded by the exons ATGGGTTGGCTGACTAAGATTCTGAAAGGTTCTAGCTATAAAGGGCATTCTCATAGGAAATTTAGAGAGGATAGAACATGGGACGAGCCTCGTAATTCAGTGG AACTTGGAATGCAGGAAGAAGACATAGATGTTGCTATTGCAATGTCCCTTTCGGAACTAGATCAAAAAGGGAAAAGTGTAATCG AAGATGATTCTCAATCAGAGGATGACGAACAACCTTATAAAGTTGAATCAGACGATGATGAACGATCAGCCAAAGTTGAATCAGATGATGATGAACGATCTGCCAAAGTTGAATCAGATGATGATGCACAATCTGCCAAAGTTCAGTCGGACGATGATGAAAAACCTGCCAATTTTGACTACGAGGAAGATGAACAAAGTGCTAAACTTCAATTGGAGGAAGATGAACAACTTGCAAAGGCTATTCAAGAAAGTTTGAACGTGGGTTCTCCTCCTCGACATGATAATGGCAATATATTTCATCCTTTTTCATTCTTCACGCCAGCTGGGAACAG GATATGTGCTGGCTGCAAATCAGGAATTGGCCATGGGCGATATTTGAGTTGCATGGGTACTGTTTGGCATCCAGAATGTTTCCGTTGCCGTGCTTGCAATCTTCCAATTACTGATTATGAG TATTCGATGTCTGGGAATCACCCTTACCACAAATCCTGCTATAAGGAGAAGCATCACCCAAAATGCGATGTTTGCAAGAGTTTC ATCCCAACAAATTCAGCTGGGCTTATTGAGTATAGAGCACATCCTTTCTGGCTACAAAAGTACTGTCCTGCTCATGAGCGCGATGGGACTCCTCGGTGTTGTAGCTGTGAAAGAATGGAG GCACGGGACACAAGATATTTGTTACTTGACGATGGTCGGAAGCTATGTCTGGAGTGTCTAGACTCAGCAATTATGGATACTCATGAATGCCAACCCCTTTACCTTGAGATACAAGACTTTTACGAAGGTTTAAACATGAAAGTGAAGCAGCAAGTTCCAATGCTCTTGGTCGAGAGGCAAGCTCTAAACGAGGCTATGGAGGGAGAAAAGAAT GGTCATCATCACATGCCGGAGACTAGAGGACTCTGCTTGTCAGAAGAGCAGACTGTCACTACT ATTTTACGGAGGCCAAGGATTGGAGCTGGCTACCGGCTGATAGACATGGTTACTGAGCCTCATAGGCTGATTCGTCGCTGTGAAGTAACAGCAATTCTTGTACTGTATGGCCTTCCTAG GTTGTTGACAGGGTCAATTCTCGCTCATGAGATGATGCATGCATGGCTGAGGCTTAACG GCTATCCGAACCTGAGCCCAGAGGTAGAAGAAGGTATCTGCCAAGTGTTAGCACACATGTGGCTGGATGCTGAGACATATTCTACACCGGGTAGTGATATTGCCTCATCAtcatcctcttcttcctcttcctcgtcATCCTCTTCTAGTTCGGCATCATCTAAGAAGGGTAAACGGTCTGACTTTGAGAAGAAACTCGGGGAATTTTTCAAACACCAAATTGAGTCGGATTCATCAACAGCTTACGGAGAAGGATTCAGGATAGGTAACCAAGCAGTGCTCAAGTATGGTCTGAGGAGGACCCTCGACCATATTAGATTGGTCGGAAATTTTCCCGAGTGA
- the LOC126589448 gene encoding protein DA1-related 1-like isoform X2: MDCCMLLEFWEKETFLGLAAQGRVRFLVMGWLTKILKGSSYKGHSHRKFREDRTWDEPRNSVELGMQEEDIDVAIAMSLSELDQKGKSVIEDDSQSEDDEQPYKVESDDDERSAKVESDDDERSAKVESDDDAQSAKVQSDDDEKPANFDYEEDEQSAKLQLEEDEQLAKAIQESLNVGSPPRHDNGNIFHPFSFFTPAGNRICAGCKSGIGHGRYLSCMGTVWHPECFRCRACNLPITDYEYSMSGNHPYHKSCYKEKHHPKCDVCKSFIPTNSAGLIEYRAHPFWLQKYCPAHERDGTPRCCSCERMEARDTRYLLLDDGRKLCLECLDSAIMDTHECQPLYLEIQDFYEGLNMKVKQQVPMLLVERQALNEAMEGEKNGHHHMPETRGLCLSEEQTVTTILRRPRIGAGYRLIDMVTEPHRLIRRCEVTAILVLYGLPRLLTGSILAHEMMHAWLRLNGYPNLSPEVEEGICQVLAHMWLDAETYSTPGSDIASSSSSSSSSSSSSSSSASSKKGKRSDFEKKLGEFFKHQIESDSSTAYGEGFRIGNQAVLKYGLRRTLDHIRLVGNFPE; encoded by the exons ATGGATTGCTGCATGCTACTGGAATTTTGGGAAAAGGAGACCTTCTTGGG TTTGGCAGCCCAGGGGCGGGTAAGATTTCTCGTTATGGGTTGGCTGACTAAGATTCTGAAAGGTTCTAGCTATAAAGGGCATTCTCATAGGAAATTTAGAGAGGATAGAACATGGGACGAGCCTCGTAATTCAGTGG AACTTGGAATGCAGGAAGAAGACATAGATGTTGCTATTGCAATGTCCCTTTCGGAACTAGATCAAAAAGGGAAAAGTGTAATCG AAGATGATTCTCAATCAGAGGATGACGAACAACCTTATAAAGTTGAATCAGACGATGATGAACGATCAGCCAAAGTTGAATCAGATGATGATGAACGATCTGCCAAAGTTGAATCAGATGATGATGCACAATCTGCCAAAGTTCAGTCGGACGATGATGAAAAACCTGCCAATTTTGACTACGAGGAAGATGAACAAAGTGCTAAACTTCAATTGGAGGAAGATGAACAACTTGCAAAGGCTATTCAAGAAAGTTTGAACGTGGGTTCTCCTCCTCGACATGATAATGGCAATATATTTCATCCTTTTTCATTCTTCACGCCAGCTGGGAACAG GATATGTGCTGGCTGCAAATCAGGAATTGGCCATGGGCGATATTTGAGTTGCATGGGTACTGTTTGGCATCCAGAATGTTTCCGTTGCCGTGCTTGCAATCTTCCAATTACTGATTATGAG TATTCGATGTCTGGGAATCACCCTTACCACAAATCCTGCTATAAGGAGAAGCATCACCCAAAATGCGATGTTTGCAAGAGTTTC ATCCCAACAAATTCAGCTGGGCTTATTGAGTATAGAGCACATCCTTTCTGGCTACAAAAGTACTGTCCTGCTCATGAGCGCGATGGGACTCCTCGGTGTTGTAGCTGTGAAAGAATGGAG GCACGGGACACAAGATATTTGTTACTTGACGATGGTCGGAAGCTATGTCTGGAGTGTCTAGACTCAGCAATTATGGATACTCATGAATGCCAACCCCTTTACCTTGAGATACAAGACTTTTACGAAGGTTTAAACATGAAAGTGAAGCAGCAAGTTCCAATGCTCTTGGTCGAGAGGCAAGCTCTAAACGAGGCTATGGAGGGAGAAAAGAAT GGTCATCATCACATGCCGGAGACTAGAGGACTCTGCTTGTCAGAAGAGCAGACTGTCACTACT ATTTTACGGAGGCCAAGGATTGGAGCTGGCTACCGGCTGATAGACATGGTTACTGAGCCTCATAGGCTGATTCGTCGCTGTGAAGTAACAGCAATTCTTGTACTGTATGGCCTTCCTAG GTTGTTGACAGGGTCAATTCTCGCTCATGAGATGATGCATGCATGGCTGAGGCTTAACG GCTATCCGAACCTGAGCCCAGAGGTAGAAGAAGGTATCTGCCAAGTGTTAGCACACATGTGGCTGGATGCTGAGACATATTCTACACCGGGTAGTGATATTGCCTCATCAtcatcctcttcttcctcttcctcgtcATCCTCTTCTAGTTCGGCATCATCTAAGAAGGGTAAACGGTCTGACTTTGAGAAGAAACTCGGGGAATTTTTCAAACACCAAATTGAGTCGGATTCATCAACAGCTTACGGAGAAGGATTCAGGATAGGTAACCAAGCAGTGCTCAAGTATGGTCTGAGGAGGACCCTCGACCATATTAGATTGGTCGGAAATTTTCCCGAGTGA